Part of the Sulfuriflexus mobilis genome is shown below.
GACCCAGTGCTGTCGCGGCTCGGTGATGGTGAGGCCCGCGGCGGCCAGGTGCACCTCATTACGACTGACCATTGATATGATATCGGCGAGATTGGAGGGGGTAATAAATTTAACCTCGACATCCAGTTCATCGGCAAAACTACTGACCAGGTCATATTCGAAACCGGTCTTGCCCTCCGGTCCCTCGTAATAGGTCGTTGCACTGTTACGGGTGGCGACATACAACACACCGTCCTGCTTGATCTGCTCAAGCAGGTTGAGGGGTTCGCCACAGCCGGCTAGTAGCGGGCCGAGGAGGCTGATGTAGAGGCTTCGTAACATGTGCTGTATAGCTCGTGATGACATGGTTTATCTGACAACAAAATGTGGTTTATTTTACCAAGTCTGTAAAAAAAAGTGCTTAAAGCATGCATGGCTATTGTCGAGGCATGTTTTTTAATGCTTATAACTGATTGAAATTTAAAGTTTAAGGGATTAATCTTAGCGTATTCATGATGACATAGAATATTGTCAGGCAAGGGGGATAGTTCCCTAAGTCATTGATTCGGAGAGGTGCCAGAGCTGGCCGAATGGGCTTGACTCGAAATCAAGTGAGCCCTTGCGGGCTCCGAGGGTTCGAATCCCTCCCTCTCCGCCAAATATATCGGCCTGAAACAGGTTTTTAGACGGCTCGGTCGGGGTGAGGAAGCTACGCATGCTAAGGGCTTCCCGTCAGCCAGTTGAGCATAGCTCAACCGGCGTTCGGTTCGCGCAAAGCGGTGCTTTGCATAAAACGCTTACCTCACCCCTCTCCGCCAAATATATCGGCCTGAAACAGGTTTTTAGACGGCTCGGTCGGGGTGAGGAATGCTACGCATGCTAAGGGCTTCCCGTCAGCCAGTTGAGCATAACTTAGCTGTAGTCGCGCAAGACGGTACGTTGCATAGAAGCATCTTGCCCTGAAGAATGGGTTGCCGAGATTCTCCGCCGCGCACGTCCCTGTGTCCGTCGCCGTCTAATAAAAAGCCCTGAAAAGGGGGCGGCATGCGATAGCCTTTAATAAGGTGTTGTTTATCAAGGTGGTTTACATGGCGGGAAAGTATCCAGATAAAATCAAGACGCTACCTATCTATGATGGTCGCTTTGATGCATACAAATTAACAGCGCAAGGCTGTGATGTATTGTTTGCCTCCTATCCGGCAGGAACATGCATTCCTCCTCATACACATGACACGGATAATCATGGTGTCATCACCCGGGGCGAATTAAAACTTACTATGAATGGAGAGGTTACAATCATTCATGTGGGTGAGTGGTATCACGTTCCTGCGAATACTGAGCATGCCGCCGAATTCGACGTTGATACGGACGAGGTGGAATTTTGGTTTCAGGAAGACACATAAGAAACTAATTCAACCCGTACGCCGAAAAAACAAAGCGTTTCTTAGGCCTGGTGTCAGGCAAATAACATAAACTCTATAGTGATATTGGGGGCCAGGAATCATGGACTTTAAAGAACTCATCTCAGTGGCGGGTTACGGAATTGAGACGGTCGGCGTGCTTGTCATCATTGTCGGTTCTGCAGTGTCTTCATTTCGATTCTTATCGCATGTCAGGAAAGAACCAGAAGAGTTTGTATACCGTATATACCGGCGCCAGTTAGGGCGTTCAATCATTCTCGGTTTGGAGTTTCTCATTGCCGGAGACATCATTCGGACAGTGGTTGTCGCAGACACCCTAACCAACATCACAATTTTAGGATTTATAATCCTTATTCGAACATTTCTAAGTTTCACACTTTATCTTGAGGTGGAGGGCCATTGGCCTTGGTCACAAGGCAAAGACGATGAAACGAATTAGGCCTTATACCGGATAATTGACCCGGCCACCGCGAGGGACTAACCGGGTTATTTCTTGCCCTTTCGTGCGGTGGCCTTTAGAGCGGTGACCGTATTCGGCAGCTGCGCCAACAGCACCTCGATAAAGGCCTCCAGTGCCTTTCGACGCGGGTAACTGTGACGAAAGACAAGCGAGACCCGTCGGTAGGCATCCTTGAATTCGAGCTTGCGGGCGACGATACCGCTGCCACTGGTCCAGGAACCACGCATCGCCAAGGCCGGGACGAGGGTTGAACCAAAGCCGGCACCGACCAGTTGCAGCAGGGTTTCCAGGCTGGCCGCGCGCAAGTCGGCCATGACGCCTTGTTCCTGGCGCCCCTTGAGATGGCAGATATCCATGGCCTGTTTGGCCAGGCAGTGGCCTTCCGATAACAGGAGTAACTCGGTGTTTTCGAGGTCCGCGCGGGTGATCGTCTCTTTGTTGTAGAACGCATGGTCACGCGGGTGCGCCAGCCAGAAGGGTTCATCAAACAAGGGGATCGTCTCGAGGTCAGGCTCGTCCACCGCTGTTGCGAGCAGGGCGGCATCTATCTCATGGTTGTGGAGTCTGTCTAGCAGCCTGTCGGTCATTTCTTCTGATAACACGAGCTTGAGCTGCGGGTGCTGTTGTTTTAATGGCAGCAGGATTAATGGCATCAGGTAGGGGCTTAAGGTCGGGATCGCACCGATACGCAGTGGCCCGGCCAGGGGATCCTGGTGGGCGAGGGCCAGCTGTTCGATAACATCGGCCTGTTCCATGATCAGGCGGGCATGTTCGAGAATGGCATTGCCAATAGGTGTGACGGCCACGGAACGATT
Proteins encoded:
- a CDS encoding cupin domain-containing protein, which produces MAGKYPDKIKTLPIYDGRFDAYKLTAQGCDVLFASYPAGTCIPPHTHDTDNHGVITRGELKLTMNGEVTIIHVGEWYHVPANTEHAAEFDVDTDEVEFWFQEDT
- a CDS encoding DUF1622 domain-containing protein, with product MDFKELISVAGYGIETVGVLVIIVGSAVSSFRFLSHVRKEPEEFVYRIYRRQLGRSIILGLEFLIAGDIIRTVVVADTLTNITILGFIILIRTFLSFTLYLEVEGHWPWSQGKDDETN
- a CDS encoding LysR substrate-binding domain-containing protein, with the protein product MNLRDLKYIIAVAETRHFGKAAERCFVSQPTLSGQIKKLEEGLGVAIFERTNRSVAVTPIGNAILEHARLIMEQADVIEQLALAHQDPLAGPLRIGAIPTLSPYLMPLILLPLKQQHPQLKLVLSEEMTDRLLDRLHNHEIDAALLATAVDEPDLETIPLFDEPFWLAHPRDHAFYNKETITRADLENTELLLLSEGHCLAKQAMDICHLKGRQEQGVMADLRAASLETLLQLVGAGFGSTLVPALAMRGSWTSGSGIVARKLEFKDAYRRVSLVFRHSYPRRKALEAFIEVLLAQLPNTVTALKATARKGKK